In one window of Helianthus annuus cultivar XRQ/B chromosome 17, HanXRQr2.0-SUNRISE, whole genome shotgun sequence DNA:
- the LOC110923491 gene encoding uncharacterized protein LOC110923491 produces the protein MGRQSEPIINHFSHQHPLHLTNPQPSRVCSACKQTLETEPLYTCRSPSCTTFSLHLKCSHLPHRITHPCHHNHPLSLLPKSHNPNGVFACNACGNDGDGFSYTCKDCGVSIHVVCATLPLCLSHQSHGHQLGLVFASPYATGGFSCDVCGVIEGGKCWLYRCGSCGFDAHLSCATSKAQGVSGDGSSTYQERLYMNQINNQRDQILRAMMMGYGGGGNANNRLLQTMMGGGGGNMNNQILQAVMGGGGGGGSNQLLQAFMGGGGGGGGGDLIQSLLNGSNCGLGGLDLSSVLGNVGDFDGLMGAGLGGFSL, from the exons ATGGGGAGGCAATCTGAACCCATAATAAACCATTTCAGCCATCAACACCCTCTACACCTAACTAACCCTCAACCATCTAGAGTATGTTCAGCCTGCAAACAAACCCTAGAAACTGAACCACTTTACACATGCAGATCACCATCATGCACTACTTTCTCCCTCCACCTCAAATGCTCCCACCTCCCTCACAGAATCACCCACCCTTGCCACCACAATCACCCCCTCTCCCTGCTCCCAAAATCACACAACCCTAATGGCGTTTTCGCTTGCAACGCCTGTGGGAATGATGGCGATGGCTTTTCGTACACCTGCAAAGACTGTGGTGTTAGTATCCATGTGGTGTGTGCTACGCTGCCTCTGTGTTTATCTCACCAGAGCCATGGTCACCAACTCGGGCTGGTGTTTGCGTCACCGTATGCGACCGGTGGCTTTAGTTGTGATGTGTGTGGTGTGATTGAGGGAGGGAAGTGTTGGTTGTATAGGTGTGGCTCTTGTGGATTTGATGCTCATTTGTCTTGCGCCACATCCAAG GCACAAGGGGTGTCCGGGGATGGAAGTAGTACTTACCAAGAGAGGTTGTATAtgaatcaaatcaataatcagAGAGACCAAATTCTCCGAGCAATGATGAtgggttatggtggtggtggtaacgCGAATAATCGGTTGTTGCAAACgatgatgggtggtggtggtggtaacaTGAATAACCAAATCCTGCAAGCGGTCATGGggggcggcggtggtggtggaagCAACCAATTGCTGCAAGCATTCAtgggtggcggaggtggtggtggcggcggagACTTGATACAATCATTGCTTAATGGATCGAATTGTGGACTTGGCGGGTTGGATTTAAGTTCAGTTCTTGGAAATGTTGGTGATTTTGATGGATTAATGGGTGCCGGATTGGGAGGTTTTAGCCTTTAA